The bacterium DNA window CCACGTCGGAAACTATTTATAAACGTTTTAGTTTCGTATAAATTAACAACGGCGGGCCGCGGCGTCAACGATAATAAGCCCATTTCCGGGGTGCGCGAAGGCCGGGCAAAACTAAAAAAGCCGGCCCACGAGGGCCGGCTCCGTTGGCCGTGGGGCTTTTACCTGAAAAGCGCCTTGACCCTTCCAACCGAGTCGGGGACGACCGCAAAGTCCTCCGCATAGTCCACGGTGATCTTCGGCCGCCAAGTCGAGTTGACGTGGTCGCTGGAGCAGAACATTGGGTAGAGCCCCCGCGTTTCGTTGTCCTTTTTCAATATGAACCCGTAGTTCGCGTACGTCCCGGCCGCCCACTCCGAGACCAGCGTTTTGACGTCGAATTTCCAAACGCCCCTGCCGCCAATCATAGTCTTAGTGTACGCCGTAGCGTGGTGGGCCGGTTGGTTGTTCCACGTCACGCTCATCTCTACCCAGGCCGCCAAAACCCGGTAAATACCGCAATATTCGTAAGTGGCGTTAGGGTTGTCGTTGTAGAGTTCGAGATAGGCGGAATTGATCGTCGCCCCGGTACACGGGCTTAGGTCGAATTCCACGATACCACGGTTTGCCATAGTGGGCACATATGCAACCGTCAACAAGCTATAGGTACCGTAGTTACTGGAGGGGCGGTTGGTCGTGAGGTGGGAATCCTTACCCTCATAGCCGGGTTGGAGCACGAGCGTTGCG harbors:
- a CDS encoding DNRLRE domain-containing protein, with amino-acid sequence MRGLALFVAVLLAAATVSAATLVLQPGYEGKDSHLTTNRPSSNYGTYSLLTVAYVPTMANRGIVEFDLSPCTGATINSAYLELYNDNPNATYEYCGIYRVLAAWVEMSVTWNNQPAHHATAYTKTMIGGRGVWKFDVKTLVSEWAAGTYANYGFILKKDNETRGLYPMFCSSDHVNSTWRPKITVDYAEDFAVVPDSVGRVKALFR